The following coding sequences are from one Sphaeramia orbicularis chromosome 11, fSphaOr1.1, whole genome shotgun sequence window:
- the LOC115428702 gene encoding uncharacterized protein LOC115428702, with amino-acid sequence MEEGGDFSLSGKLAVTETNLRDEYFWKLVADFIGPQTGEGLELHTAPCKNRVLIQVGLMKEENNFPWIAIVEWLKKIFPSHQSADFRRLIERGIATTLSLGSEARLMFLESNVNFNFVGPICDSIGVERSHLLEMRDFSERAQSIEVTNGLIVELSNFIVREKIAPVILVHWLRNFNPDYCKKGDVQKAYKALKGKLKKLKMCCRNYETRSHRRNAAMENLLQTPFELVPKKYDPRKFLTKKRIKKDDGTYEKVKIKEEFESFEIMQGEGPDMNGAVIKRIILKETVPRYDDSDEDLDVSNEEETSDNKEEVLTLLDIAMLSVQKLSSVYGGKTPECKQVAFELLKNQYIMTCKEHPAMVDFEKNLKSLSHSLASPVLFLNCNANFLVDLHDAVEQQIMCFEKEIIQSRGERLGRDKMPKFSNFVNFTESATSRYIHMACDILSPRTPDKKNHRKHWVAFCEEKKNPSRLAVNSSNRFNNYFEAAAGLIHHHREIPPFFSDLISLNSDECPNVILESIAADANDSMIQSFVCVLAIVYCKVLGPYWQLLKSGSQYSHYGRYLLCLYQKFLDWSKNPVTLLEPEENTNVFLQFPLQEKSFCGVFNYCGEWHTNRDLIRACLKRVIKVIAGVTEEHLKDFLPGGKFSEVPSPELSSQLESCTFSVLMAEYPFSHTYPYKKKESPKTPKQPTKREFSSGSSQEDNEQSGSSGDSSDEVSSQQVKKFAHIKNEKTSGAYKKQGVEEVELNMDRNYIITTVHRNGGPCRTQQDVDKLMLRFDGKSRIEKREGIRCEILYQKMILNNLDPNLNCFFRNTTEMMLKLKLALPRIKPGYSLVLAPRKTKPRPVVKQTVEAAPSQSSSTKQP; translated from the exons ATGGAAGAGGGTGGAGATTTCTCTCTTAGTGGAAAACTGGCTGTAACTGAGACTAATCTGA GAGATGAGTACTTCTGGAAACTTGTTGCTGACTTCATTGGTCCTCAGACTGGGGAGGGGTTAGAGCTCCATACAGCACCATGCAAGAACAGAGTTTTGATTCAAGTGGGACTCATGAAAGAGGAAAATAACTTTCCGTGGATTGCCATTGTAGAATGGCTTAAGAAAATTTTCCCCAGTCATCAGTCAGCTGACTTTCGGCGTTTGATTGAAAGAGGCATTGCAACAACATTGAGTCTAGGAAGTGAAGCGAGGCTGATGTTTCTGGAATCAAATGTGAACTTTAATTTTGTTGGTCCGATATGTGATAGCATAGGAGTGGAACGATCACATCTTCTGGAAATGAGGGATTTTTCAGAGAGGGCGCAGTCAATAGAGGTCACAAATGGATTGATTGTGGAGTTAAGCAACTTCATTGTTAGGGAGAAAATTGCCCCAGTTATTTTAGTTCACTGGCTTAGAAACTTTAACCCTGACTATTGTAAGAAAGGGGATGTTCAAAAGGCGTATAAAGCCCTTAAAGGAAAGCTCAAAAAGTTAAAAATGTGCTGCCGCAATTATGAAACAAGAAGCCACAGGAGGAACGCAGCGATGGAAAATCTACTTCAGACCCCATTTGAACTGGTGCCAAAGAAGTACGATCCACGTAAATTTTTAACCAAGAAACGGATAAAAAAAGATGATGGTACTTATGAAAAAGTCAAAATCAAAGAAGAATTTGAGAGCTTTGAAATCATGCAAGGTGAAGGGCCTGATATGAATGGCGCAGTTATTAAGAGAATAATACTGAAAGAGACTGTGCCTAGATATGACGACAGTGATGAGGATTTGGATGTGTCCAATGAAGAAGaaacatcagataacaaagaGGAAGTGTTGACCCTGCTGGACATTGCAATGCTGTCCGTCCAAAAGCTTTCCAGTGTGTATGGTGGGAAGACCCCAGAATGCAAACAAGTGGCCTTTGAACTCCTCAAAAATCAATACATTATGACATGTAAGGAACATCCAGCAATGGTAGATTTTGAGAAAAATCTCAAATCATTGTCTCATTCTCTGGCCTctcctgtgttgtttttaaattgcaaTGCTAATTTCCTGGTTGACTTGCATGATGCAGTTGAGCAACAGATTATGTGCTTTGAAAAAGAGATCATTCAGTCAAGAGGAGAGAGACTTGGCCGGGATAAGATGCCAAAATTTAGCAACTTTGTGAATTTCACAGAGAGTGCGACTTCACGCTACATTCACATGGCATGTGATATCTTAAGCCCTCGCACCCCTGATaagaagaaccacaggaaacaCTGGGTGGCTTTTTGTGAGGAAAAGAAAAATCCCTCTCGCCTGGCAGTGAATTCGTCAAACCGATTCAACAACTACTTCGAAGCAGCGGCGGGTCTTATTCACCATCACAGAGAGATCCCTCCCTTCTTCTCTGATTTGATCTCCCTTAACAGTGATGAATGTCCAAACGTTATCCTGGAGAGCATTGCTGCTGATGCAAACGACTCTATGATTCAGAGCTTTGTATGCGTTCTAGCCATCGTTTACTGCAAAGTCCTCGGCCCTTACTGGCAGCTACTGAAAAGTGGAAGCCAGTATTCACATTATGGCCGGTACCTTCTCTGTCTTTACCAAAAGTTCCTGGATTGGTCCAAAAATCCTGTAACGCTACTCGAACCTGAAGAGAACACAAatgtttttctgcagtttcccCTGCAAGAGAAATCCTTTTGCGGGGTTTTTAATTACTGCGGTGAGTGGCACACAAACAGAGACCTAATTAGAGCTTGCTTGAAGAGAGTGATAAAGGTGATAGCTGGCGTCACCGAGGAGCACCTGAAGGATTTCCTGCCCGGAGGAAAATTTTCCGAAGTCCCCTCACCAGAGTTGAGCTCACAGCTTGAAAGTTGCACATTCTCCGTCTTGATGGCAGAATATCCCTTTAGCCATACATATCCTTACAAGAAGAAAGAATCTCCCAAGACCCCCAAACAGCCCACAAAGAGGGAATTTTCATCGGGTAGCTCTCAGGAAGACAATGAACAGTCAGGTTCATCTGGCGACAGTTCAGACGAAGTCTCCAGTCAGCAAGTCAAAAAATTTGCGCATATTAAAAACGAAAAGACAAGCGGGGCATATAAGAAACAAGGCGTGGAAGAGGTTGAGCTGAACATGGACAGGAATTACATCATCACCACAGTGCACAGGAACGGCGGGCCGTGCAGGACCCAGCAGGATGTCGACAAACTGATGTTGCGTTTCGATGGAAAATCCAGAATTGAGAAACGGGAAGGAATTCGTTGTGAGATACTCTATCAAAAAATGATCCTCAACAACTTAGACCCAAACCTAAACTGCTTTTTCCGCAACACCACAGAGATGATGTTAAAGCTGAAGTTGGCTCTTCCACGTATTAAACCTGGGTATTCTCTGGTCTTAGCCCCTAGAAAGACTAAACCCAGACCTGTGGTTAAACAGACTGTGGAAGCTGCTCCGAGCCAAAGCAGTAGCACCAAGCAGCCTTAA